A genomic window from Prochlorococcus sp. RS04 includes:
- a CDS encoding methyltransferase domain-containing protein codes for MFELLFPFFLIVLFILVLTIIWRNNARKYISTSTVASAYDAWTKDKLLERLWGEHIHLGFYPSGVKNIDFRKAKVQFVHELVKWSGLDKLPQGSRILDVGCGIGGSSRILAEYYGFNVTGITISPAQVKRARELTPYGLNCTFQVMDALDLKFEDGSFDAVWSVEAGAHMNDKTRFADELLRTLRPGGYLALADWNSRDLGAYPPSFFEKLVLKQLLEQWVHPNFISINEFSNILRTNENSSGRVISENWNSYTNPSWYDSIIEGIRRPFVILSLGPFAIVKSIREIPTILLMNWAFRKGLMEFGVYKCRG; via the coding sequence ATGTTTGAATTATTATTCCCTTTTTTTTTAATAGTTTTATTCATTCTAGTCCTAACTATTATTTGGAGAAATAATGCTAGAAAATATATTTCTACTAGTACAGTAGCTTCTGCATATGATGCTTGGACCAAGGATAAATTACTTGAGAGATTATGGGGAGAACATATACATTTGGGTTTTTATCCTTCAGGGGTAAAAAATATTGATTTTAGGAAGGCTAAAGTTCAGTTTGTTCACGAATTAGTCAAATGGAGTGGTTTAGATAAATTACCACAGGGATCCAGAATACTTGATGTAGGTTGTGGAATAGGGGGAAGTTCTAGGATTCTTGCAGAATATTATGGGTTTAATGTTACTGGCATTACAATTAGTCCGGCTCAAGTTAAAAGAGCACGAGAACTTACTCCTTATGGGCTAAATTGCACCTTCCAAGTTATGGATGCTTTGGATTTGAAATTTGAAGATGGATCATTTGATGCCGTCTGGAGTGTTGAAGCTGGTGCACACATGAATGATAAAACTAGGTTTGCAGATGAATTACTTAGAACTCTAAGACCTGGAGGTTATTTAGCTTTGGCTGATTGGAACTCAAGAGACCTTGGGGCATACCCTCCATCATTTTTTGAAAAGTTAGTTCTTAAACAATTACTTGAACAATGGGTACATCCGAATTTTATTAGCATTAATGAATTTAGTAACATTCTTAGAACCAACGAAAATAGTTCAGGAAGAGTTATTTCTGAAAATTGGAATTCCTATACAAATCCTTCATGGTACGACTCCATTATTGAAGGAATTAGAAGGCCCTTTGTAATTTTGTCACTTGGTCCATTTGCGATAGTTAAGTCGATTAGAGAGATTCCAACAATACTTCTCATGAATTGGGCATTTAGAAAAGGTTTAATGGAGTTTGGAGTTTATAAATGTAGAGGATAA
- the pheA gene encoding prephenate dehydratase: MRKQVAYLGPQGTYAEKAAHILSKLANFQTPIFVPCNGLHSVIKSIACNNCDAAVVPIENSVEGGVTATLDALWKFPEIFINKAIVLPIKHALISDGELSKISEVLSHPQALAQCSEWLSENLPNAIPLPTNSTSEAVNMIKGSKFRAAIGSKSLIKIEGLKELAFPINDVPGNCTRFVLLSRESNSNLANIASFAFSLISNKPGALLKAINYIADFGFNMSKIESRPSKRELGEYIIYIDLEINNQNNIKHFLELKNKLKPLCKNFVDFGNYFSENVELN; the protein is encoded by the coding sequence ATGCGCAAACAAGTTGCATATTTAGGTCCTCAAGGAACATACGCAGAAAAAGCAGCCCATATATTATCAAAGCTTGCCAATTTTCAGACACCTATATTTGTACCATGTAATGGGTTACATTCGGTCATTAAATCAATAGCGTGCAACAATTGTGATGCTGCTGTAGTCCCTATAGAAAATTCTGTAGAAGGGGGAGTTACAGCTACTCTAGATGCCCTTTGGAAATTTCCTGAAATTTTTATAAATAAAGCAATTGTTTTACCTATAAAACATGCATTAATTAGTGATGGAGAACTTTCAAAAATTTCAGAAGTTTTATCTCATCCCCAAGCATTAGCTCAATGTTCAGAATGGTTATCTGAGAATCTTCCAAATGCAATTCCTCTCCCGACAAATTCAACATCAGAAGCTGTCAATATGATCAAGGGGAGTAAATTCAGAGCTGCTATCGGTTCAAAATCGTTAATTAAAATCGAGGGACTTAAAGAATTAGCCTTTCCTATTAATGATGTTCCAGGTAATTGCACTAGATTTGTTTTATTGAGCAGGGAATCAAATTCAAATTTAGCTAATATTGCCAGTTTTGCTTTCTCATTAATCTCAAATAAACCTGGTGCTCTACTAAAAGCTATAAATTATATTGCAGATTTTGGATTTAATATGAGTAAAATTGAATCGAGACCTTCAAAAAGAGAATTAGGCGAATACATAATTTATATTGATTTAGAAATCAATAATCAAAATAACATTAAACATTTTCTTGAATTAAAAAATAAGTTAAAGCCACTTTGCAAGAATTTTGTAGATTTTGGAAATTATTTTTCTGAAAATGTTGAACTAAATTAA
- a CDS encoding DUF1997 domain-containing protein, which yields MLLSFDAKQKLKLSVTRNKEYLSKYLLEEERVVGAMLDSKKLVSEGVGRYKYTVTSFKVFQLDINPVVSIAVENKDGILKMSALESTLDGLGMIDDFNLILKANLEATDIGLEGEALLGVSVSQPPLLKLIPKKILESTGHSVLNGILLGIKSRVQQQLVKDFLDWCELNKI from the coding sequence ATGCTATTGTCTTTTGATGCTAAACAGAAACTCAAGCTTTCTGTAACACGTAATAAAGAATATCTTTCTAAATATCTTTTGGAAGAAGAAAGAGTTGTTGGAGCAATGCTTGACTCCAAAAAATTAGTATCAGAAGGAGTAGGTAGATATAAGTATACAGTAACAAGTTTTAAGGTTTTTCAATTAGATATTAACCCTGTTGTCTCAATTGCAGTAGAAAATAAAGATGGAATTTTAAAAATGAGTGCCCTCGAAAGCACATTGGATGGTTTAGGCATGATAGATGATTTTAATCTTATTTTAAAAGCGAATTTGGAAGCAACTGATATAGGTTTAGAAGGTGAGGCACTTCTTGGAGTATCTGTAAGTCAACCCCCTCTTCTGAAGCTCATACCAAAGAAAATTTTGGAATCTACTGGTCATTCGGTATTAAATGGGATTCTTTTGGGTATAAAGTCAAGAGTTCAACAGCAACTCGTAAAAGATTTTTTAGATTGGTGTGAATTAAATAAGATTTGA
- a CDS encoding ribonuclease HII has product MQEKKEEDLQQALNKVFEVGIDEVGRGAIFGPVFAAAVVLNEKNISILKQFGVTDSKKLTPKRRKLLLPKILLLSSDYGIGQSSAKEIDKLGIRVATELSMIRALKKLKEKPSELIIDGPLLLRPWDGMQKNIVSGDSKFISIASASIVAKVYRDDLMERLEKKYSGYMIFKNKGYGTREHLSLIKKNGINELHRKSFLKKSNLI; this is encoded by the coding sequence ATGCAAGAAAAAAAAGAAGAAGATCTTCAGCAAGCATTGAATAAAGTTTTCGAAGTTGGAATAGATGAAGTTGGAAGGGGAGCAATTTTTGGTCCGGTTTTTGCAGCAGCTGTAGTATTAAATGAAAAAAATATATCTATCTTAAAACAATTTGGAGTGACAGATAGTAAAAAACTAACTCCCAAAAGAAGAAAATTACTTTTACCAAAAATTTTATTACTCTCTTCAGATTATGGAATTGGGCAATCTTCGGCCAAAGAAATAGATAAGTTAGGTATCAGAGTTGCGACAGAACTTTCAATGATAAGGGCTTTAAAAAAATTAAAAGAAAAGCCATCTGAATTAATAATTGATGGTCCCTTATTATTAAGGCCATGGGACGGAATGCAGAAAAACATAGTATCAGGAGACTCAAAGTTTATCTCGATAGCTTCAGCAAGCATAGTTGCCAAAGTTTATCGCGACGATCTAATGGAGAGGTTAGAAAAAAAATACTCAGGATACATGATATTTAAAAATAAAGGTTATGGAACCAGAGAGCATCTTTCATTAATCAAAAAAAATGGAATAAATGAACTTCATAGGAAAAGTTTTTTAAAGAAATCAAATCTTATTTAA
- a CDS encoding Rne/Rng family ribonuclease, whose amino-acid sequence MSQQIIIAEQARIAALLTDDRVDELIVAQGQYQIGDIFLGTVENVLPGIDAAFINIGESEKNGFIHVSDLGPLRLKKGTFGITELLEPKQKVLVQVIKEPTGSKGPRLTGSISIPGKYLILQPYGQGVNISRKINTETERSRLKALGVLIKPPTTGLLFRTEAEKIKEELLIEDLEQLIQQWENILKVSEASNPPNLIKRDDDFSLKILRDHIKGTTKSIIIDSNFSVARAKEFLKNYESDIEIEFHDNNLNQHIFEKYEIKKTIQKALQPRVDLPSGGYIIIEPTEALTVIDVNSGSFTRSANSRQTVLWTNCEAAVEISRQMKLRNIGGVIVIDFIDMESRRDQFQLLEHFTSAIKDDSARPQIAQLTELGLVELTRKRQGQNIYELFGQKCSTCDGTGHVENILNHEISNLKIKNVENQSNQSNNIKSLDSDTSQSTDEQEKIIDKELINSKDLSKKNASNKKENDNENDNFNQSNSKEKNTITVDLTNEEKIVFSQLGINPLIKLGKEYLTSNNFVRLKESNKETEKSLDNKKTKTKTKQIKKISKLGEENIQIKIEANVNSKDQSTNKTKDNNEVVFTDKKDEIELIDELNNARKKRRRSSASIE is encoded by the coding sequence ATGTCTCAGCAAATTATCATCGCTGAGCAGGCTCGAATAGCAGCACTACTCACAGATGATCGAGTTGATGAATTAATCGTCGCACAAGGTCAATATCAAATTGGCGATATTTTTTTAGGAACAGTTGAAAATGTTCTCCCTGGCATTGATGCAGCTTTTATAAATATTGGTGAAAGCGAGAAAAATGGATTCATCCATGTTTCAGATTTAGGTCCACTAAGACTTAAAAAAGGGACATTTGGAATAACTGAATTACTAGAACCAAAACAAAAAGTTTTAGTACAGGTCATAAAGGAACCCACAGGATCTAAAGGCCCCAGACTAACGGGAAGTATTTCAATCCCAGGGAAATACTTGATATTACAACCTTATGGTCAAGGAGTAAATATTTCAAGGAAAATAAATACAGAAACAGAAAGAAGCCGTTTAAAAGCTCTTGGAGTTTTAATAAAACCACCCACCACAGGCTTGTTATTTAGAACTGAAGCTGAAAAAATAAAAGAAGAACTTCTTATTGAAGATTTAGAACAATTAATTCAACAATGGGAAAATATACTAAAAGTTTCAGAAGCTTCTAATCCACCAAATTTAATAAAAAGAGATGATGATTTCTCTCTTAAGATCTTAAGAGATCATATTAAAGGAACAACTAAAAGCATAATTATTGATAGTAATTTTTCAGTTGCAAGGGCAAAAGAGTTTTTAAAAAATTATGAATCTGATATAGAGATTGAATTTCACGATAACAATTTAAATCAACATATCTTCGAAAAGTACGAAATTAAGAAAACAATTCAAAAAGCTCTCCAGCCGAGAGTAGATCTTCCTTCGGGAGGTTATATCATTATCGAACCTACTGAAGCTTTAACAGTAATCGATGTAAACTCTGGATCATTTACAAGATCCGCAAATTCAAGACAAACTGTTTTGTGGACAAACTGCGAAGCAGCAGTTGAAATCTCAAGGCAAATGAAATTAAGAAATATTGGTGGAGTTATAGTAATAGATTTTATCGATATGGAATCTAGAAGAGATCAATTTCAGTTACTTGAGCATTTTACCTCAGCAATAAAAGATGATTCTGCTAGGCCTCAAATAGCTCAGCTTACTGAATTAGGCTTAGTAGAGTTAACCAGAAAAAGACAAGGTCAAAATATATATGAATTATTCGGTCAAAAATGTTCTACATGCGATGGTACCGGACATGTAGAAAATATATTAAATCACGAAATTTCTAACTTAAAAATTAAAAATGTTGAAAATCAGTCGAATCAATCAAACAATATAAAATCTCTAGATTCAGATACTTCTCAATCAACTGATGAGCAGGAAAAAATAATTGATAAGGAATTAATTAACTCCAAAGACCTAAGTAAAAAGAATGCTTCTAATAAAAAAGAAAATGATAATGAAAATGATAATTTTAACCAATCAAATTCAAAAGAAAAAAATACAATCACAGTTGATCTTACAAATGAAGAAAAAATTGTTTTCAGTCAATTAGGTATTAATCCACTTATAAAGTTAGGTAAAGAATATCTCACCAGCAATAATTTTGTGCGTTTAAAAGAAAGTAATAAAGAAACGGAAAAATCCTTAGATAATAAAAAAACAAAAACAAAAACAAAACAAATTAAAAAAATCTCAAAATTGGGAGAAGAAAACATTCAAATTAAAATTGAAGCAAATGTAAATTCTAAAGATCAATCAACAAATAAAACTAAAGATAATAATGAAGTTGTATTTACAGATAAAAAGGATGAAATTGAACTTATAGATGAGCTAAACAATGCAAGAAAAAAAAGAAGAAGATCTTCAGCAAGCATTGAATAA
- a CDS encoding LL-diaminopimelate aminotransferase has translation MVQVNENYLKLKAGYLFPEIAKRVKIYSQSNKNAEIIKLGIGDVTEPLPRACIEAMGKALDEMGTIDGFRGYGPEQGYSWLREKISEHDFISRGCQISPEEIFVSDGSKCDSSNILDILGKDNSIAVTDPVYPVYVDSNVMTGRTGDSLENGTYQGLTYLAINEGNNFLPELPEKKVDILYLCFPNNPTGATINKAELKKWVDYALQNKSLILFDAAYEAFIQDNDIPHSIYEIEGAKDCAIEFRSFSKNAGFTGVRCAFTVIPKNLKGLSSTNEEIELWPLWNRRQSTKFNGVSYVVQKGAEAVYSLEGKKQVRDLIDFYMENAKIMKNKLQNSGYKVYGGDNAPYIWIKVPDQMTSWDFFDFLLQKVSVVGTPGSGFGLAGEGYFRLSAFNSRSNVLDAMERIINI, from the coding sequence GTGGTCCAAGTAAACGAAAATTATTTAAAACTCAAAGCAGGCTATTTATTTCCTGAAATTGCTAAAAGGGTAAAAATATATTCTCAATCAAATAAGAATGCTGAAATTATTAAGCTTGGTATTGGAGATGTTACAGAACCATTACCGAGAGCATGTATAGAAGCTATGGGTAAAGCTTTAGATGAAATGGGAACAATAGATGGTTTTAGAGGATATGGACCAGAACAAGGCTATTCATGGCTCAGAGAAAAAATATCTGAGCATGATTTTATTTCAAGAGGCTGTCAAATTTCACCTGAAGAAATCTTTGTTTCTGATGGTTCTAAATGCGATAGTAGCAATATTTTAGATATTCTTGGCAAAGATAATTCAATTGCAGTAACAGATCCTGTTTACCCAGTTTATGTAGATAGTAACGTTATGACTGGCAGAACTGGAGATTCTCTGGAAAATGGTACTTATCAAGGATTGACATATCTTGCAATAAACGAGGGGAATAACTTTTTGCCAGAACTGCCTGAAAAAAAAGTTGATATTTTGTATCTTTGTTTTCCTAATAATCCGACTGGAGCAACGATTAATAAAGCAGAATTGAAAAAATGGGTTGACTATGCTCTTCAAAACAAATCCCTAATACTTTTTGATGCAGCTTATGAAGCATTTATTCAAGATAATGATATTCCACATTCAATATATGAGATTGAGGGAGCAAAGGATTGTGCTATTGAATTTAGATCTTTTTCAAAGAATGCAGGATTCACTGGAGTTAGATGTGCTTTTACAGTAATTCCTAAAAATCTTAAAGGTTTGAGCTCAACAAATGAGGAAATAGAATTATGGCCTCTTTGGAATAGGCGACAATCTACAAAGTTCAATGGAGTAAGTTATGTGGTTCAGAAAGGAGCAGAAGCTGTTTATTCTCTTGAAGGGAAGAAACAGGTGAGAGATTTAATTGATTTTTATATGGAAAATGCAAAAATAATGAAAAATAAACTTCAGAATTCAGGATATAAAGTTTACGGTGGGGACAATGCTCCTTATATCTGGATTAAAGTTCCAGATCAAATGACATCTTGGGACTTTTTTGATTTCCTTCTCCAAAAAGTTAGTGTAGTGGGAACACCTGGGAGCGGATTTGGATTAGCAGGAGAGGGTTATTTTCGCTTGTCAGCATTTAACTCACGATCAAACGTCCTTGATGCAATGGAAAGAATAATTAATATATAA
- the clpS gene encoding ATP-dependent Clp protease adapter ClpS codes for MLPLKLEQSVNNNSVVIEKKPAELKNKSPKYKVLLHNDPVNSMEYVTISLREVVPQLSEQDALAIMLEAHNTGVGLVIVCDLEPAEFYSESLKSKGISSSIEKED; via the coding sequence ATGCTTCCTTTAAAGTTAGAACAAAGTGTAAATAATAATTCAGTAGTGATTGAAAAGAAACCTGCTGAATTAAAAAATAAATCTCCAAAATATAAGGTTTTACTTCATAATGACCCAGTTAATTCAATGGAGTATGTCACTATTTCACTCCGAGAAGTAGTGCCGCAATTAAGTGAACAAGATGCTTTAGCTATAATGCTTGAGGCACATAATACTGGTGTGGGTTTAGTAATTGTTTGTGATTTAGAGCCAGCAGAATTCTACTCAGAATCATTAAAATCTAAAGGAATTTCTAGTTCAATTGAGAAAGAGGATTAA
- a CDS encoding photosystem II high light acclimation radical SAM protein, giving the protein MNFNLKFEKLNKKNYQSKHYGKILTVRLPCNPIFPIGPIYLADHIHKCFPGLQQQFIDLAIVPSNKVSKYLARKIDQFRPHLIIFSWRDIQIYAPVDGRSGNPLQNSFEVFYSKNILKKIRGSWGGLQLIASHYGEIYKNTSLVKMGLKRAQKYNRNVKVILGGGAVSVFYEQLGNLLPKGTVISVGEGENLIEKIIRGDSIEKERCYIAGQKPRNKLIHEQPSGTVKTACNYKYIKSIWPEFDWYIEGGDYYVGVQTKRGCPHNCCFCVYTVVEGKQVRVNPVKEVIKEMKQLYDLGVRGFWFTDAQFIPAKKHIEDAKTLLQAIKDQGWDDINWAAYIRADNIDAELAQLMVDTGMSYFEIGITSGSQELVRKMRLAYDLETVLNNCKMLVKSGFKNHVSVNYSFNVFDETPSTIRQTIAYHRELENIFGKGLVDPAIFFIGLQPHTLLEKYALEQKILKPNYNPMSMMPWTARKLLWNPGSLGKKLGQVCLEAFDNPEDEFGKTVIDILEREYGKSSLKESLKVRPLSERKLAHSK; this is encoded by the coding sequence ATGAATTTTAATTTGAAGTTCGAAAAATTAAATAAAAAAAATTACCAAAGTAAGCACTATGGAAAAATACTAACTGTAAGATTGCCATGTAATCCAATATTTCCAATAGGACCTATTTATTTAGCAGACCATATACATAAATGTTTTCCAGGTTTACAGCAGCAATTCATTGATCTAGCTATAGTTCCATCAAATAAAGTTTCCAAATATTTAGCTAGAAAAATTGATCAATTTAGACCACATCTAATCATTTTTTCATGGAGAGATATACAAATTTATGCACCTGTTGATGGTAGAAGTGGAAATCCCCTACAAAACTCTTTTGAAGTCTTCTACTCGAAAAATATCCTAAAAAAAATTAGAGGTTCATGGGGAGGATTACAATTAATCGCATCTCATTATGGAGAAATATATAAAAATACTTCTTTAGTCAAGATGGGACTAAAAAGAGCACAAAAATACAATAGAAATGTAAAAGTTATTTTAGGAGGTGGTGCTGTTAGTGTCTTCTATGAACAATTGGGGAATTTACTCCCAAAAGGAACTGTTATTTCAGTTGGAGAGGGAGAAAATCTCATAGAAAAAATCATTAGAGGAGATTCAATAGAAAAAGAAAGATGTTATATTGCTGGACAAAAACCTCGCAACAAACTAATACATGAACAACCTTCAGGAACTGTTAAAACTGCCTGCAACTATAAATATATTAAATCAATATGGCCTGAATTCGATTGGTATATAGAAGGTGGTGATTATTACGTAGGGGTACAAACAAAAAGAGGTTGTCCTCATAATTGTTGTTTCTGTGTTTACACAGTTGTGGAGGGGAAGCAGGTTCGCGTTAATCCTGTTAAGGAAGTAATTAAAGAAATGAAGCAATTATATGATCTTGGAGTAAGAGGATTTTGGTTTACTGATGCACAGTTTATTCCCGCCAAAAAACATATTGAAGATGCAAAAACACTCTTACAAGCAATTAAAGACCAAGGCTGGGACGATATTAATTGGGCTGCATACATTAGAGCAGATAATATTGATGCTGAGCTAGCTCAGCTTATGGTTGATACAGGTATGAGCTATTTTGAAATAGGTATCACGTCTGGATCTCAAGAACTTGTTAGAAAAATGAGATTAGCGTATGACCTTGAAACTGTATTAAATAATTGCAAAATGCTAGTCAAATCAGGTTTCAAGAATCATGTTTCAGTCAATTATTCATTTAATGTTTTTGATGAAACGCCCAGCACCATAAGACAAACAATTGCTTACCATAGAGAATTAGAAAATATTTTTGGTAAAGGCTTAGTTGATCCAGCTATATTTTTTATAGGTTTGCAACCACACACTCTTCTTGAGAAGTACGCATTAGAACAAAAAATTTTAAAGCCAAATTATAATCCAATGAGCATGATGCCCTGGACAGCAAGAAAACTTCTTTGGAATCCAGGCTCATTAGGGAAAAAACTTGGTCAGGTTTGCTTAGAAGCATTTGATAATCCTGAAGACGAATTTGGCAAAACAGTCATCGATATTCTTGAGAGAGAATATGGAAAGTCTTCCTTAAAAGAATCCTTGAAAGTCCGTCCTTTATCAGAAAGGAAATTAGCTCATTCTAAATAA
- a CDS encoding glycosyltransferase family 2 protein yields MRSVNSWNLTNNELHQLFKDNNEFISIKVRGNTWEPITRWLRLDSRIFRETTRKARITLCDIESLAEIYNYRSIRWKAKKLTPIPTKVIPKSIKNIFRKIPVIKQLAYELEIVFYKYSKNISKHLISIVIPARNEAGNKQLLINALNKFKDIPNKLEIIFVEGNSNDNTYDILKELKENFSNFFKISLLKQTSKGKKNAVVEGFNISSGETLAIIDSDFTVDIDDSIAAIIESTKNQNILINCARTTFPMEKDAMRWANYIGNRLFAIFLSILINKSVSDSLCGTKVFSRKFFKLMKQNGSWDSKSDPFGDFTIIFEAANNNIKILNYPVRYYARKSGAPNISRWVDGLKLLKVCWIYMISDI; encoded by the coding sequence ATGAGATCTGTCAATAGTTGGAATTTAACAAATAATGAACTTCATCAATTATTCAAAGACAATAACGAATTTATTTCTATTAAGGTCCGTGGTAATACTTGGGAGCCAATCACTAGATGGCTAAGATTAGATTCAAGAATTTTTAGAGAAACTACTAGAAAAGCAAGAATAACTTTATGCGATATCGAATCTTTAGCAGAAATTTATAACTACAGATCAATTAGATGGAAAGCAAAAAAACTAACTCCAATACCCACTAAAGTAATTCCAAAATCTATAAAAAATATTTTTCGGAAAATACCAGTTATAAAACAACTTGCTTATGAACTCGAAATAGTTTTTTACAAATATAGTAAAAATATTTCTAAACATTTAATATCAATAGTAATTCCGGCAAGAAATGAAGCAGGTAATAAACAACTTTTGATTAATGCTTTAAATAAATTCAAGGATATACCGAATAAATTAGAAATCATATTTGTTGAAGGTAATAGCAATGATAATACATATGACATTTTGAAAGAATTAAAAGAAAATTTCTCAAATTTCTTCAAGATATCTCTTTTAAAACAAACTTCTAAAGGGAAGAAAAATGCTGTCGTGGAAGGATTTAATATTTCTTCAGGTGAGACCCTCGCCATAATTGATAGTGATTTTACTGTAGATATTGATGACAGTATTGCAGCAATTATAGAATCAACCAAAAATCAAAATATCCTAATTAATTGCGCCCGGACAACTTTTCCAATGGAAAAAGATGCGATGAGATGGGCAAATTATATAGGCAATAGACTCTTCGCAATTTTTCTATCAATTCTCATAAATAAATCCGTATCAGATTCACTCTGTGGAACAAAAGTTTTTTCAAGAAAATTCTTTAAACTTATGAAACAAAATGGTAGTTGGGATTCCAAGTCTGACCCATTTGGAGACTTTACAATAATATTTGAAGCTGCGAACAATAACATTAAAATACTAAATTATCCTGTTAGATATTACGCCAGAAAATCTGGAGCACCAAATATATCTAGATGGGTAGATGGATTAAAACTTCTTAAAGTATGCTGGATTTATATGATTTCTGATATCTGA
- a CDS encoding ArnT family glycosyltransferase, producing the protein MVNKILKIRYLFKLFIFIPLLFYFGKRSYIAFDEGFYALQARWILEKGNWTIPLWWDEYVLDRTIGLQFLIAKSQDLFGRNIFSAYLPTTVASILMLFTTYKLHEELFNKKYAIISPLILATTYLWFDYSHLATQDIIYSFLVTIGVLALVKIKSKKNKFYILLFGIWIGLAFMMKTFLVFVPLFSLLPYIFLKKNFLLNKFFWLGLLIGFIPFLFWTFSINPYLDKNIIFYLIEKFNFLSSKNTFTNPFYYYFWNVPVTFLPWSFFAIIGTIYNISQSKENKYILAFFPLILLATVSIFSTKTPYYTLQISSIFSLNTYVGIKYLFNSYKYGRFFIFMTSKIIPLFIFALTFTYYFFLKDLINFNTKENTFIILGLLSFCLSWSLIKHNSSYKEILITLIIGPYLFTSFILQSGLFTDRSRELREKMEYVSSLDLVKNQTIMVDKTGISNSRSQSKIIRISLSTPKLGRGIESINALKKSELAWTTDLKTIKNNDDSYEVIYENDVLNPWKLILKTK; encoded by the coding sequence ATGGTTAATAAAATTTTAAAAATTAGATATCTTTTTAAATTATTTATTTTTATTCCTCTCCTATTTTATTTTGGCAAAAGAAGTTATATTGCTTTTGATGAAGGTTTTTATGCACTACAAGCTAGATGGATATTAGAAAAAGGTAACTGGACAATTCCACTTTGGTGGGATGAATATGTTTTAGATAGAACAATAGGGTTACAGTTTTTAATAGCAAAGTCGCAAGACTTATTTGGAAGAAATATTTTTTCTGCATATCTACCAACAACGGTCGCTTCCATATTGATGCTATTTACGACTTATAAATTACATGAAGAATTATTTAATAAAAAATATGCGATTATATCTCCACTAATCCTTGCTACTACATATCTATGGTTTGACTACTCACACCTTGCCACTCAAGATATTATTTATTCATTTTTAGTAACTATTGGAGTATTAGCTTTAGTCAAAATAAAAAGTAAAAAAAACAAATTCTATATTCTGCTTTTTGGAATTTGGATTGGTTTAGCCTTTATGATGAAAACTTTTTTAGTTTTTGTACCGTTATTTTCACTCCTACCATATATTTTTTTAAAAAAAAATTTTTTATTGAACAAATTCTTTTGGTTAGGATTACTAATTGGATTTATTCCTTTTTTATTCTGGACATTTTCAATCAACCCTTATTTAGACAAAAATATTATTTTTTACTTAATTGAAAAGTTTAACTTTCTATCAAGTAAAAATACTTTTACAAATCCTTTCTATTATTATTTCTGGAATGTCCCGGTAACATTTCTACCATGGAGTTTTTTCGCAATTATTGGCACAATATACAATATTTCTCAAAGTAAAGAGAATAAATATATACTTGCTTTTTTTCCCTTAATTTTATTAGCGACCGTTAGCATTTTCTCTACAAAAACTCCATACTATACCCTACAAATCTCATCTATTTTTTCATTAAACACATATGTAGGAATAAAATATTTATTCAATTCTTATAAATATGGTCGATTTTTTATATTTATGACTTCAAAAATAATTCCATTATTCATATTTGCCCTAACTTTCACATATTATTTTTTCCTTAAAGATTTAATTAATTTTAATACAAAAGAAAATACATTTATAATTCTTGGATTATTATCTTTCTGCTTATCTTGGTCATTAATTAAACATAACAGTTCGTACAAAGAAATATTAATAACTCTCATAATTGGGCCTTACTTATTTACTTCATTTATTTTGCAATCAGGTTTATTCACTGATAGATCAAGAGAACTAAGAGAAAAAATGGAATATGTTTCATCCCTTGATTTAGTAAAAAATCAAACGATCATGGTTGATAAAACAGGAATCAGCAACTCACGATCGCAATCAAAAATTATAAGAATTTCTTTATCAACTCCTAAATTAGGTCGAGGAATAGAAAGTATTAATGCATTAAAAAAATCTGAATTAGCATGGACAACTGACCTTAAAACAATAAAAAATAATGATGATTCTTATGAAGTGATATATGAAAATGATGTTTTAAATCCATGGAAATTAATATTAAAAACTAAATAA